A region from the Hippopotamus amphibius kiboko isolate mHipAmp2 chromosome 15, mHipAmp2.hap2, whole genome shotgun sequence genome encodes:
- the CNN2 gene encoding calponin-2, producing the protein MSSTQFNKGPSYGLSAEVKNRLLSKYDPQKEAELRSWIEGLTGLSIGPDFQKGLKDGVILCTLMNKLQPGSVPKINRSMQNWHQLENLSNFIKAMVSYGMNPVDLFEANDLFESGNLTQVQVSLLALAGKAKTKGLQSGVDIGVKYSERQERNFDDATMKAGQCVIGLQMGTNKCASQSGMTAYGTRRHLYDPKNHILPPMDHSTISLQMGTNKCASQVGMTAPGTRRHIYDTKLGTDKCDNSSMSLQMGYTQGANQSGQVFGLGRQIYDPKYCPQGPAADGAQVAAGDSPGPGEAPEYPPYYQEEAGY; encoded by the exons ATGAGCTCCACGCAGTTCAACAAGGGACCCTCGTACGGGCTCTCGGCCGAGGTCAAGAACCGG CTCCTGTCCAAATATGACCCTCAGAAGGAGGCGGAGCTACGGAGCTGGATCGAGGGGCTCACTGGCCTCTCCATCGGCCCCGACTTTCAGAAGGGCCTGAAGGACGGGGTCATCCTGTgcac GCTCATGAATAAGCTGCAGCCGGGCTCGGTCCCCAAGATCAACCGCTCCATGCAGAACTGGCACCAG ctcgAAAACCTCTCCAACTTCATCAAGGCCATGGTCAGCTACGGCATGAACCCCGTGGACCTGTTTGAGGCCAATGACCTGTTTGAGAGTGGGAACTTGACGCAGGTGCAGGTGTCTCTTCTCGCCCTGGCCGGGaag gccaaGACGAAGGGGCTGCAGAGCGGCGTGGACATCGGCGTCAAGTACTCGGAGAGGCAGGAGCGGAACTTCGATGACGCCACCATGAAGGCGGGCCAGTGCGTCATCGGGCTCCAG ATGGGCACCAACAAATGTGCTAGCCAGTCGGGCATGACCGCTTACGGCACCAGAAGGCATCTGTACGACCCCAAGAACCATATCCTGCCCCCCATGGACCACTCAACCATCAGCCTGCAGATGGGCACAAACAAGTGTGCCAGCCAG gtGGGCATGACAGCTCCCGGGACCCGGCGGCACATCTACGACACCAAACTGGGGACGGACAAGTGTGACAATTCCTCCATGTCCCTGCAGATGGGCTACACGCAGGGCGCCAACCAGAGTGGCCAGGTCTTTGGCCTGGGCCGGCAGATATACGACCCCAAGTACTGCCCGCAAGGCCCAGCGGCCGATGGGGCTCAAGTGGCTGCCGGAGACAGCCCAGGCCCGGGGGAGGCCCCAGAGTACCCCCCCTACTACCAGGAGGAGGCAGGCTACTGA